The following nucleotide sequence is from Candidatus Obscuribacterales bacterium.
ACGCCTAATTGAGCAGCACGCTTGCCCCAAAAGGGTTGATCGGCAAAAAACGGCACAACAATCCCCGGTATACCCGATCGCAACGCTGCCGCTGTCGTTCCTGCACCACCATGGTGAACAATCGCCTTCACGCGGGGGAACAGCCAGTCATGGGGAATGGCATCCAGCTTAAAGACGTGGTCGGGAAGATCGGCATTTTGAATACCCCCCCAGCCTGTGAGCAGCAGTCCCCGTTGACCAGTTTGCTCTAATGTGGCCAGGGCGATCGCCGTGGTAGTTTCCGCATCCCGGCTGGTCATAGAGCCGAAGCCAATCGAAATGGGCGGGTCTCCTGCGGCTAGAAAGTCCAGCAGCTCAGTCGGTGGTGTGAAATTCGGTGGCGCATCCAGAAACCAGTATCCCGTTATATGGTGGTGGGCGTCCCAGTCGGGAGGGTGAGGAATGACCGCTGGACTGTAGCCAAACAGCTTAGGCAGCGATCGCCAACGCTGACCCAAGAATGGACAGTTTTGGTGCGGCGCTAAGTGCAGCGTGCGCTGACGCCAATCATTGACTGATTGCTTGAAGAGCTGCCAGTAAAAGTGGTTGAAAAATTGATAGACCCAACGATTGAGGGTTTTTCCCAGGTGGACGGGGGGAGCCATCGGATGGGTGATTGCTCCGGTGGGCAAAATGGGTTGGAGGAGGGCAATGAAGGACGGTAGTCCCAGACACTCCGCCACATCATCGCCAAAAAAGGCCGTGCCGCTGCTAATGACCGCATCTGCATCCTGACAAGAGGCCCAGGTTTGGGCCAAGGATTCTGCCAAAATTGGATCTAGCGCTTCTCGTAAACGGCTCAGAGCTTGCAGTGGATTGCCTCCGGAGGCAATCATGCTCTGCCCTGCTTCTCCTTGGACGATCGCTTGCACATTGCCGCCAATGGGCCAGAAGTCTAGACCATAGTGTTGAATTAAATCTTTGAAGGTGTCGTGGGTGGTGAGCCGGACGGTGTAGCCCGCTTGCTGTAGCCCCACTCCTAGCGCAATGTAGGGCTGAACATCACCTCGAGACCCGATCGTGAGAATGTTGATTTTCATGGCTTCCTGATTTAGGAGATGTATGGAAAAAGGTACTAACACATTCGATTGTCCGATTGAATAGTCATGATTAAAACCTGCTGTCTTCGATCCCCGCTTCGCTTCCCCCTTGGTAAGGAAGCTACAGACATTTTGGTACTGCCCTAGGCTTAAGTGAATTGTGTGTCTAACCGGACTTGCGAGCAAACGATGACCCAGTTCCTACTCGGAAAACGGAAAAAAGAGGTTTAAACCTTATTCTTTCGTCGGATGGTGTGAGATGTCCTGATGTCAAATCCGGTTAAAAGGTCATAACTGGGATCTCCTGCCTTTGATCTCCCGCCTTGCTTCCCCCTTGTTCAGGGAGCTACAGACATTCTGGTACTGCCCCAGGCTTAAATGAATTGTGTGTCTAACCAGATTTGATATGACGGGCCTTCGTCAGGTTGTTCCAGGTGATAAGCGAGGACTCATCTTAAATCTGGATCAGGAGCTACGGGATCTTTCCCTTGCCATCCCTCGCCATCCCTCGCCCAACCAGCGTCCAAGGGAACAATGGTTGGTACTGTCCAAGCTATGGGGATATGACGGGCAGCATCTAGTGGGTAGGATCTGCTAGTGTTGGTTCCGGCGCGATCGCCTGCAAGCGCCAAGTGAGTAACTCCAAGGCTTCGGTTTCCATGTCTCGGATGATGTCTCTAACAGACTTGATGGCGGTAATGTTGCCACTACTTTCCCCGGCGGTGAGACACATCTCCTCAAAGTCGCCGGTGGTGTCGGGCATTGGCAGAATGACGGAAAACGGAGGCATCGGTACCGTTTGCCCAGCAACGATGGTAGAACCAATGGGAGGGCTTGTTCGTGCCATGTCCATGGCTTCGGCAACGCGATCGCCCCACTGATGCACCGCTCGATTGCGAATCACTCGCATCATTTGCCCCGGCATTTCAGGGCCAAACAAGGTGGTTCGAGTGGTGTCGCCTAGTTGCGCATCTAGGACTCTTGCTTTGTACTCAGCATGGGCATAGGCTTCTTTGCTGGCAAGAAAGCGAGTGCCACACCATACGGCTTCTGCTCCCAGAGCCAAGGACGCGATGAGTCCCTTGCCGTCGATAATGCCCCCTGCTGCAATCACGGGAATTGGTGCAACGGTGGTGCAAACGGCGGGTAACAGATTGAAGGTACTAGCTTCCGAGCGATTGTGGCCGCCCCCTTCGGCTCCTTGGGCAATGATGGCGTCTACTCCCATTGCCTGGGCTGCCTTTGCCTCAGCAACAGAACCGATTTGGATCCAGACCTTAATGCCGCTGGCCTGCAACTGGGTTACCCATGTTTGGGGCGGCAGCGACCAGAAAAA
It contains:
- a CDS encoding glycosyltransferase; the protein is MKINILTIGSRGDVQPYIALGVGLQQAGYTVRLTTHDTFKDLIQHYGLDFWPIGGNVQAIVQGEAGQSMIASGGNPLQALSRLREALDPILAESLAQTWASCQDADAVISSGTAFFGDDVAECLGLPSFIALLQPILPTGAITHPMAPPVHLGKTLNRWVYQFFNHFYWQLFKQSVNDWRQRTLHLAPHQNCPFLGQRWRSLPKLFGYSPAVIPHPPDWDAHHHITGYWFLDAPPNFTPPTELLDFLAAGDPPISIGFGSMTSRDAETTTAIALATLEQTGQRGLLLTGWGGIQNADLPDHVFKLDAIPHDWLFPRVKAIVHHGGAGTTAAALRSGIPGIVVPFFADQPFWGKRAAQLGVSPQPIPKKRLSIDSLAHAIQQATTNSTLRQYAQHLGTTIRAEDGVGQAVQVINTTLTTAKFAAT
- a CDS encoding nitronate monooxygenase, which encodes HLSTPIISAGMACIATPTLAAAVSNAGGMGTFSAAMVDPESLRHLIRETRSLTKHPFGIDFVTDMAQPEHITVCVDEQVPVVIFFWSLPPQTWVTQLQASGIKVWIQIGSVAEAKAAQAMGVDAIIAQGAEGGGHNRSEASTFNLLPAVCTTVAPIPVIAAGGIIDGKGLIASLALGAEAVWCGTRFLASKEAYAHAEYKARVLDAQLGDTTRTTLFGPEMPGQMMRVIRNRAVHQWGDRVAEAMDMARTSPPIGSTIVAGQTVPMPPFSVILPMPDTTGDFEEMCLTAGESSGNITAIKSVRDIIRDMETEALELLTWRLQAIAPEPTLADPTH